One window of Artemia franciscana chromosome 16, ASM3288406v1, whole genome shotgun sequence genomic DNA carries:
- the LOC136036915 gene encoding hexokinase type 2-like produces MKTLLKLEERCSNLSLSDDQIERVCATLLKEIENGLRQKTNGVADIKCYPTYVRNLPNGEEKGKFLALDLGGTHFRVLMIHLGEATPEKEFVSRIFAMPTRIITGSGESLFDHIAECLALFLKEYKVDKEVIPLGFTFSFPCRQEGLTKARLVQWTKGFTCANVEGEDVVELLRRAIHKRGDVMIEVVAVLNDTTGTLMACAYKQPACRIGLIVGTGLNACYVEKLENIECWDGDFDDPKQCIINTEWGAFGDNGCLDFVRTEYDKALDDASLNRGRQLYEKMVSGMYMGEIVRHVLVSLAKEGFILNGSSYRHLLKPGKFLTKYISKIEDSPEGDFTNCKCVLEKLGLMNFTPEDCAKIRYVCQLVSQRAAFMAAAGVATLINKINEKHVVVAVDGSVYRFHPHFHNLMVQKINQLINPGLTFELMLSKDGSGRGAALVAAVAARVEREETEENLQKNTLS; encoded by the coding sequence ATGAAAACGTTATTGAAGTTGGAAGAAAGATGTTCGAATTTAAGCCTTTCTGATGATCAAATAGAAAGAGTATGTGCAACGTTactaaaagaaatagaaaatggACTGCGCCAGAAGACAAACGGTGTAGCTGACATAAAATGCTATCCCACCTACGTTAGGAATTTGCCAAATGGCGAGGAAAAGGGAAAATTCTTGGCCCTCGATCTAGGCGGGACCCATTTTAGAGTGCTTATGATCCATTTAGGTGAAGCTACACCTGAAAAGGAATTTGTGTCAAGAATTTTTGCTATGCCAACTCGAATAATAACGGGATCAGGTGAATCCCTTTTTGATCACATCGCAGAATGCCTTGCACTATTTTTAAAGGAGTACAAGGTTGACAAAGAAGTGATTCCCTTGGGTTTCACCTTCAGTTTTCCCTGTCGGCAAGAAGGCTTGACAAAAGCTAGACTTGTCCAGTGGACTAAAGGATTCACCTGCGCTAATGTGGAGGGCGAAGACGTTGTAGAACTACTACGGAGAGCAATTCATAAAAGAGGAGATGTCATGATTGAAGTGGTGGCTGTTCTGAACGACACAACAGGAACTTTGATGGCTTGCGCTTACAAACAGCCTGCCTGCCGGATAGGACTCATAGTTGGTACCGGTCTAAATGCTTGCTATGTCGAGAAGCTAGAGAATATTGAATGTTGGGATGGTGATTTTGATGATCCTAAGCAGTGTATAATTAACACTGAGTGGGGAGCATTTGGAGACAATGGCTGTTTGGATTTTGTTAGGACAGAATATGACAAAGCTCTTGATGACGCTTCTTTGAACCGTGGAAGGCAATTATATGAAAAGATGGTTAGTGGGATGTATATGGGTGAAATCGTCCGTCATGTTTTAGTATCACTGGCGAAagaaggttttattttaaatggtaGTTCGTATCGACATTTACTGAAACCTGGAAAATTTCTTACTAAGTACATAAGTAAAATCGAAGACAGCCCAGAAGGGGATTTTACTAATTGCAAATGTGTTTTAGAGAAGCTTGGGCTCATGAATTTTACTCCTGAAGACTGTGCTAAAATTAGGTATGTTTGTCAACTTGTATCGCAGAGGGCTGCTTTTATGGCTGCTGCTGGAGTGGCAACACTGATTAACAAAATTAATGAGAAGCATGTTGTCGTAGCAGTCGACGGATCGGTCTATAGATTCCACCCTCATTTCCATAATTTGATGGTACAAAAAATCAATCAGCTGATAAATCCGGGTTTGACTTTTGAGCTGATGCTTTCAAAAGATGGAAGCGGCAGAGGGGCTGCCTTAGTAGCAGCCGTTGCGGCCAGGGTGGAGAGGGAAGAAACAGAGGAGAATTTACAGAAGAACACACTATCGTAA